From the Daphnia magna isolate NIES linkage group LG3, ASM2063170v1.1, whole genome shotgun sequence genome, one window contains:
- the LOC116936067 gene encoding uncharacterized protein LOC116936067: MAGVPKDPETAAEDFRLQVTRRPTLRRQITTALNKINAIITSGGPRGGLAALLRHVEELVNQATSLQTELSALETEEESERQDNIHLGYIERFGQISEASKAYYASRGAEASVVEEQIFEDEEEDISASKVGRRQAALAEAQARADEAAGNAERARQEAEEAQLALQRLNLEEDRMSSVSQRQPNPNPLTTDFRLRQRKLNLPTSSEAPDDWIDRYAAGHLRPNKGSSSRSSVKTELEAYTGKSLDWFEWIDLFRALVHDMGKFPGKKLATLKRHLKGDCANLVHGLGGGELAYIKALVRLKQSCGRRDVMRATHIQAIEKMELKNDPAAFKRFVEKIRTHLFDLSRIGDRIAFCARHRLCFGCLGAKHFVRFCNQKKPCKVAGCHLHHHELLHDPARAADRVPTESSRSETARIGHTSPQRVAMEMMRLKILNADGDAVWANAFIDEGSDSTLIRQGFTSANKIFGVHQILTVEGAGGVVTKYRSQRVDFKINTDSGETLNVRGSTLPSTVASTTPVTDWGVLKKRWSHLSDLPVGNTGGRVDI, translated from the exons ATGGCTGGCGTACCTAAAGATCCTGAAACTGCTGCTGAAGACTTTCGACTTCAGGTTACTAGAAGACCAACGCTTCGTCGACAAATTACTACAGCATTGAACAAAATCAACGCCATCATAACGAGTGGAGGTCCGCGAGGCGGGTTAGCTGCGTTGCTACGTCACGTCGAAGAATTGGTAAATCAAGCAACCAGTCTTCAAACGGAATTATCTGCCCTCGAGACCGAAGAAGAAAGTGAAAGACAGGACAACATCCATTTGGGATACATAGAGAGATTTGGACAAATCTCGGAAGCTAGCAAAGCCTATTACGCCAGTCGGGGAGCTGAAGCTTCCGTAGTGGAGGAGCAAATATTcgaagatgaagaagaggacATCTCCGCTTCCAAGGTTGGTCGGAGACAAGCTGCACTTGCTGAAGCTCAGGCCAGAGCAGATGAAGCAGCAGGAAATGCAGAAAGAGCTCGACAAGAAGCGGAAGAAGCCCAACTTGCCCTCCAACGATTGAACTTAGAAGAAGACAGGATGAGTTCAGTCAGCCAACGCCAACCGAATCCGAATCCGCTGACAACCGATTTCAGATTACGCCAACGAAAGCTCAACCTGCCAACAAGCTCAGAGGCCCCTGACGATTGGATCGACCGTTATGCAGCCGGCCATTTGAGGCCCAACAAAGGTTCCAGTTCGCGATCATCAGTGAAGACAGAGCTTGAAGCTTACACTGGGAAATCATTAGATTGGTTCGAGTGGATTGACTTGTTTCGAGCTCTCGTCCATGATATGGGGAAATTCCCTGGGAAGAAACTGGCAACCCTCAAGAGGCACTTGAAAGGTGACTGTGCCAACCTAGTACATGGTCTAGGAGGGGGAGAATTAGCCTATATTAAAGCACTAGTCCGATTGAAGCAGTCCTGTGGTCGTCGAGATGTAATGAGAGCCACACATATACAAGCTATTGAGAAAATGGAATTAAAGAATGATCCTGCCGCTTTCAAACGTTTCGTCGAAAAGATTAGGACTCATCTATTTGACCTCAGCCGGATTG GTGATAGAATCGCCTTTTGTGCCAGACATCGATTGTGTTTTGGCTGTCTTGGTGCCAAACATTTCGTCCGGTTCTGCAATCAGAAGAAGCCATGCAAGGTCGCCGGTTGCCACCTGCATCATCACGAATTACTCCATGATCCAGCGAGAGCAGCCGATCGCGTGCCGACAGAGTCTTCCAGGTCAGAAACAGCAAGAATAGGACATACCAGCCCACAACGAGTTGCCATGGAGATGATGCGCCTGAAGATCCTGAATGCTGATGGAGATGCTGTATGGGCCAATGCCTTCATTGACGAAGGAAGCGATTCCACTTTGATACGGCAAGGATTCACCAGCGCGAATAAGATTTTCGGCGTTCATCAGATCCTGACAGTGGAAGGAGCAGGCGGAGTCGTGACGAAGTATCGATCTCAACGCGTAGATTTCAAGATTAATACTGACTCCGGAGAAACTTTGAATGTACGTGGCTCTACCCTGCCTTCTACCGTAGCGAGTACCACTCCTGTGACAGATTGGGGAGTTCTCAAGAAGCGCTGGTCTCATCTTTCCGACCTTCCGGTTGGGAACACTGGTGGAAGAGTTGATATTTGA
- the LOC116926970 gene encoding uncharacterized protein LOC116926970, translating to MGSLPAERLNSYSPPFTHVAVDYFGPIETSAGRNRVVKRYGALFTCLVTRAVHLELAESLSAEDFLLVFRRFIGLFGKPASVHSDNRTNFVGAERELNESILLLNDDPRLVKFRTEKLIDWHFQPPRAPHFGGAHESLVRSTKRALYRALDLEKAGLRYPTDEMMRTLLAEIAGFLNARPLTYASSDPEDFRPLTPNDFLNRPPTSDLLPGSFDDALPRERFRYVQRMAQLFWDLRTKLYLPSLVPRKKW from the coding sequence ATGGGTAGTCTTCCAGCTGAACGTCTGAACTCCTACTCTCCACCTTTTACACATGTAGCAGTGGACTATTTTGGACCTATCGAGACCAGTGCCGGTCGTAATCGAGTTGTGAAGCGTTACGGAGCTCTATTCACCTGCCTGGTGACCAGAGCAGTTCATTTGGAGTTGGCTGAATCTCTTTCGGCCGAAGATTTTCTGTTAGTCTTTCGGAGATTCATCGGACTTTTCGGCAAACCAGCATCAGTCCATTCGGATAATAGAACCAACTTCGTAGGAGCAGAGCGGGAGTTGAACGAGTCGATCCTGTTGCTGAACGATGACCCGAGGCTGGTGAAATTCCGAACCGAAAAACTCATCGATTGGCATTTCCAGCCACCACGAGCGCCGCATTTTGGTGGAGCTCATGAAAGTTTGGTGCGCTCTACCAAGAGAGCTCTGTATCGGGCTTTGGATTTAGAAAAGGCTGGACTTCGCTACCCAACCGATGAGATGATGCGGACTTTGTTAGCAGAGATCGCAGGCTTCCTGAACGCGCGTCCGTTAACTTACGCGAGTTCTGATCCGGAAGACTTCCGGCCATTGACACCAAACGACTTCCTCAATCGGCCGCCAACATCTGATCTGCTACCAGGCTCGTTCGATGATGCTCTACCGAGAGAGCGATTTCGCTATGTCCAGCGAATGGCCCAGCTATTTTGGGATCTTAGGACGAAATTGTACCTGCCATCCCTGGTTCCGCGAAAGAAATGGTAA
- the LOC123470665 gene encoding uncharacterized protein LOC123470665 has product MSADDRQAVSILEFGTRKLDLGYEVPITWKTGEPSLVCNRQMAQQRLDGLLRRFSRDAGFEADYRAAVQKTIDKGYATILSEEESFSAKYFLAHHGVYKGLKLRVVFDAAAPFQGKCLNDFILSGPALQPSLPSVLTQFREGAVAWASDVEAMFSRFRLNPSDANYFCFLWQDLSAKFVVCRMDRLPFGATCSPFIAIYTTYRAVADAEVGEKAVNAVKKKMYVDDYLGSARNVKEGLEEASVVRKALADADLHFQGWISNSEEFVQVMQGEKNSTSPDVFLIEDGNKKVLGDVWNTRDDTLGFQVDNMMEEEYTRVSLTSKVATVFDPLGLAAPLIVKAKVRLRELGVKGLGWSDPADETDRVWWESWFAIMRELIHVSIERCLFPED; this is encoded by the coding sequence ATGTCTGCAGACGACCGACAAGCTGTCAGCATTTTGGAGTTCGGTACGAGAAAACTAGATCTTGGCTATGAAGTCCCTATTACCTGGAAAACCGGGGAGCCGAGTCTAGTGTGTAATCGACAAATGGCTCAACAGCGTCTCGACGGATTGCTCAGACGTTTCAGCAGAGATGCCGGATTTGAAGCTGACTATCGTGCTGCTGTGCAAAAGACCATCGACAAGGGTTACGCAACCATCTTGTCCGAAGAGGAATCCTTTTCAGCGAAATATTTCCTGGCTCATCATGGCGTGTACAAAGGACTGAAACTCAGAGTGGTCTTCGATGCTGCAGCCCCATTCCAGGGGAAATGTTTGAATGATTTCATTCTTAGCGGTCCTGCTCTTCAACCTTCTCTTCCATCCGTTTTGACCCAATTCAGAGAGGGAGCAGTCGCATGGGCTTCGGATGTAGAAGCTATGTTTAGCCGGTTTAGGCTTAATCCCTCTGACGCCAATTATTTTTGCTTTCTGTGGCAGGATCTCTCTGCTAAATTTGTAGTATGTCGGATGGATCGTTTACCTTTTGGTGCCACATGTTCCCCCTTCATTGCTATTTACACCACCTATCGAGCTGTTGCGGATGCAGAGGTTGGAGAGAAAGCTGTCAACGcggtgaagaagaaaatgtacgTTGACGACTATCTGGGGTCCGCAAGAAACGTCAAAGAAGGATTGGAAGAAGCGTCGGTCGTCCGAAAAGCACTGGCTGACGCTGATTTACATTTCCAAGGTTGGATCTCGAATTCCGAAGAATTTGTTCAAGTGATGCAAGGCGAAAAGAATTCAACCTCACCTGACGTTTTCTTAATCGAGGATGGTAACAAGAAGGTGCTGGGCGACGTGTGGAACACCCGAGACGACACACTTGGTTTTCAAGTCGACAACATGATGGAGGAAGAATATACGCGTGTCAGCCTCACCAGCAAAGTAGCCACTGTTTTCGATCCGCTGGGATTAGCTGCGCCACTCATCGTCAAGGCCAAGGTCCGTCTTCGAGAATTAGGAGTCAAAGGATTGGGATGGTCTGATCCAGCAGATGAAACGGACCGCGTTTGGTGGGAATCCTGGTTCGCAATCATGCGTGAATTGATTCACGTTTCAATTGAACGTTGTCTATTCCCGGAAGATTGA